The Lineus longissimus chromosome 8, tnLinLong1.2, whole genome shotgun sequence region TATGAACCTAATCTAGAGCGATATCTAAGCATGTTAGCAGAGGACCTGCTAGTGCTATTGACTGTTACCTAGCGGTACGATTCGATATATATACACTCAGTAACAATACACACTACAATTACAAGGTACACCTGATGAACAGTCAGTAATGGCTGCTTGGTTACAAAACGTTGTCTTCAAAAGTCTGCACGGTACAATACGACATCACAGAGACAGAGCAAATGATTCAAAGGAAGATAGAGATAGCCACCTTTACCGTACATGCCTTTTATAAGTACATGCAGTACCATACTCAGTCATATTCATGATAGTCATGGATAAAATGACCATACTGGTCGACGGAACACGGCATCGTCGTGATTGTGAAGTCGCCGcaatcatgaatgaataaattcaCCGATGCCATCACCCACGGCGCGGCATAGACTCAGGGCGATCACATGATCAGGCGATTGACCTACATTATTTTGCCTCCTTTTCCTCATTCCAGATTTTCCAAATATGCCATGTTCTCCTTCATCCTGGGCTTTCGTGCCAGGCCCAATCCGTCGACTGTTTGACACAGATGGCATAGTTTGGTTTTTCTAATGTCAGATCACATAAATTTGGATTATTCAACGTCCATTCACTCAGTGACTGATGAAAACCGGCAAATGCATGCAATGCTGATGACGTCTATAACAACAAAGTGACGTCACGCACTTGCGCTGCGCCAGTGTTGTACCATGTCGTACATAACGTGATTGAGAGGACGTCAGAATCTCCACGTGATTATTAAACCAAAGAACAGTTttatcatttgttttgtttgtaaaatatttatgtttgtttttgttgtaaaaaatgcATCGCGCTTACCAACCGATCACTCCTGCCAACAATaagcttttgaagaaaaaatgggACATGATACGTTTCGAGATTCATAGAGACAAGGTAAAGCAAGGTAAGAAACATCATGACATCAAATAAGTAGGTAGCCTAGACCGTAACATACACAATATTGATAATCATTTTAACATCAAATACGACACACCTATCCCCGATATTTGACCTTCTGACACACCTCCACACATCCATTTGCGCCTACATTTTTAGGGTCTTGATTTTAGTACGGACACCAGTCAGTGCAGTTTTAATTCCCTCAGTCAGGATTTCTGTTCGTTTTTGTTGTTTTGCACAAGTTCATGACATAATTATCAACCCATCCCATGCGACCACCCATAGGTTAACAATCATGACAAGTTATGTACATTAGACAATATTCTTAAGCTTTAGACCAACACTGTCACTGTTACCTGCTTGAATTCACTTTCAGCAAAGGCGGTCCTCGACAACGACCCACCAAGAACGTACGTGCACCTTCATCTAAAACTCAAAAAGTTACAGGTAAATCAAAGTAGAAAATTTTGTCATTCATTGCATTTCCTTTTTAAAACTACTGAAAGGAATAAAATTCTATACCGGTTCCGTACTTCAAGAATATAAAATAAAACCAATTCAAATATGTAAATGCTGTGGTGAGAGCTAACTTACATTTACAACACAACAGGTTGAGGAGACGCGTTTGTCCAGAGTTGAGCGGGACAACCGAATCTTACTGGAGAAGATGTCTCAAATCATGCGATCGGATAAATCACACTTGGATAACAAAAATGATTATGAAGATAAAAGGTATTTCGCACACTGACACCCAATATCTCCATGAAAGTCCCGCCTGTGAACGAGGCTACCAAGAAACATGGTATTTTTAATAAGGTTTCATAGAAACCTTGGTCTGTTAGTGAGAATTTGGTATATGAATTTGGTATGTGAATGAAGTTGCCTTGAAAACCAGGTGAGTGAATAAGGTTCCCATGAAAGCAACGCCTGTAATTTAGAAAAAAAGAGGTTTACTCGGAAACATGGCCAGTATGAGCTTTCATGATACTCTCGTCGTGAATGAGGTTCCATGAAAGCCCAGCCTGTGAATTGGATGTCCATGAAACCTGGCCTGTGAAAAACCCTGCATATGAGTGAGATTTCAATGGAAGCACGGACAGTTTATTTTAATACATCCTAAGGCAAATATGCATTGCCTGATGCCTTCTGTTCTTAGTTAAAATCATAACTAAAACTCTTATCTCGTATTTCGACCTAGGCTACCACTAGCTTGTTCTATTTTTCAGTTTAAACAAAACAAAGCGACAACGCGAACTGTTGCGCATCACGCACGAGAATCAGGCTATTCTGAAGCGCATACTATCCAAGGAGCCGCACTACAGTCATCAGAGATGGGAAGAGGATTGGAAGGTCAACATGATCTACAGGGCCAATATTGCCAAGTATCCCATTAAACCACACTGCAATACCAAGACCCGCAAAAAGACAGAATCGTCAGAGAAAAAGGTAAATTGAATATTAGGAACTGAATGAACGACACTAACTGAAAGAAATACTGTTCTGAGAAAGGAGGGATGAACGCATGGATGATGGGTAACTGCAAACAGCATGCAGTAGAAAGTGGTTGGGATGGACTTGACTACGATTGTTAAACGCTGTGCAGCAATTGCAGGTGTTTGCCGAATCGGATGCTTTCAGGAAGCCCATGACGCACAGACAAAGACACAAGGAGAACGAGAGAAACACATTATCGTTTCTAAAAGTCTCTCCTTCCGCGAGAAATGCATACTATACTAGTACATTGTGTATGATGTGCGATTTGAcgatttttttatcataattcTACTTTTCTAATTTTCAGTCGGGCAATGAATTGCCGCAGATAACAAATGATAAGGAAAATGGGAAAAGCAATGCAAAAGACGCAGAAAGGAAGACAGATTCTCAAtcctaaaaaaacaacaacaacgttTGTGTAAACAAAACTCCCTGTTTTACAATGTAACATCATTCAAACTATAAAGAATACATTGTAGAGATAAGTTGATGTCGTTGCTTTCAATGTAACAGCTGTGTATTGATTGAAATATATCCAGGGCCGGAGAATACATCCCAGCAGGCTCAGTTGGTCCGACATGACTCGTAGACCTAGAACTCGAGTTGATTGTCTTCGCCTTCACAACCGAACCGAATTGGTCCTGGCTGATCCACCTTATTGGCAAAAATATGGTAGGAGAGACCGATGcaagcctggctgctccacggTTTGAAACATGATGAGGGGAAGTGAGACAGTCGCAAGCAGACCGAATCGGGACTAGAtcgctccctaatgaagaactagagaggaatactggtcaaaggacaccaccctgaccacaaagctctggggctcactctctaggacagccgactTCGTTACCGATAACGAActgactgtctagcgtgcatctcaaTAATTCCGAACgcacaagaagaagaagtctcTCTCACCGAGCAGGCATCATAATGGAGCTGCCAGGTCAGATTCGCTTTCTTGTGGTAGTCTCATCTTTGTAAAGAGGACACCAGCTGAGCGTATGGTCAACATTAGAAATCTACTTCATAACACAATACTCCAGCAACATTTGACTTGTTTTTGGCTTTGTATAGGTCATTCTGTTTGCGGGCAAAATACTCCATCTTACGCGATTGGGAGATATGTCGGTGGTCTCTGTTTGGGAAATGGAAGCCATTGAACACTATTGCATCATCAAGTTAACGATCTCTGGGTTGCTTTTCATCAGGAGTTGACAGACAAGAACAGAGATGAAAAATAAGCACATAAAATGTTAGAAAGTCAGAATTCTTATGTACAAAATACTTTATTGCTCAAACCTCATAAACAGAAGATAACTCAGAATAAGCAGAGCATCTATCTAGTTTCGTTTACTGTTCAAGCATTCATCAATCAAAATTACAAAGTTCACATTATCAAGCTAGTCATCATTGCGTTGAATGAGTCACGGTTTGTGTaaataaacacaaaaataaCAACACAATATTTAAGGGGTAAGATACCTAGTTGAGATACGATGCAAGAGAACCAAACATCATAATGTGCACCTACCATTGAGAATGAGTATGCCCCCTTATCCTGTTTAAACTAAAAGGAAAGGGAAGTAACGAAAATAATGCAATATGGGAATATAAAATCAATTTAGCATATTTCCCTCCATTTAGTACACATTGGCAAATTTACATTTCTTAAAATTTACTTTTTACATGAATATTCGTCGCACACAGCGAAATAATGGTTGCCAGTCGCTCTGATGCAAGTGCAAACTTAGGAAAGTTTGTATGCATGCAGTAACAAGTAGTACCTGCTTGTCCTAATTTCCTAAAGCTAGGAGAATATCCCCGATTACAGCTAAGCGAGATGtgtttatatatttatatattgaCCTGTATACATGCGCTTCGGTTTAGGACATGGGAAGACACAAGTCTGTACAGGGAAAATCCGCAAATATCATTTGGATATAAATCGATTGAACACTACATCGGACTGATACCACATATCAAAATACCGAAGTTAGTTCATTTCAATGATATCTTtgccaaaaataaatttcaaattgattaatCTCATGGTGTCTTCGAAACGTTGCCTTTTTTACTCACATAATTTAGTATTTTACATGCATCTCTGAAGTCAAAAAGGTGTGAAAGAACGACAAAGTCGTTTAAACTTCACTAAAGAGGTCAATCGTTTGAGACTGATATAGCACAATTTGTAAAACCTCTGCGACACTTTTGATCACTTGGAAATAATTTCTCTGTTCATGATCATTGTATAACATTCCAAAAAAAGAGACTTGATAATTTAAAAACTTAATATTTATACTCACTTTAGACAAGCACATCATTGTAATCTACTACACTGCTAAGAGGAGGCAAACTAAACCCATGTGTAAGAAGATTGACCTGACTCCATGGACTGATAAAAATGTCGATAGTTCATATTTGGAGATCAACAGCCATTACCCGATTACATTCGTACATGTGGTGTTAATTATTGTAAAATATACGTGACGTCATGTTGTTTGGTTCTTCTAAGACCAACACACTAGAAATGGTCGATCTTCTTCACCCGCACCTCACATTTGAGTCTTTAGAAAATGTAATGCAGTAATATGATGGAGAATCAGCTAAATggtattttttaaaaacaaacggGTTTAAGCTACTAAAATGGCGGTTTTAGATATACCAAGATGGAACTATTACCGTAGTACATTTACACTTACGTCCGGCCACAGCAACAGCTCGGATTAAATTTTGTCGCATCATTTTTTTGGTGGATGTTGATAATTATACATAACATTAAACAATCAATGACTTCTTTATAAAGTTGAGGATATCAGTGTAAAGCTCGTGGCATGATTCACAGAGTAACTTAAAAAAGGATAATGCTAGCACCTCGTAGATTATAACGCTCATTTCTGAAAAAGTAACCCTGGAAAAAATCGTTCCCGTAACAGGAAGTGCATATTGTCATAGTCTGTTGACAGAGTTAGCCATTCAATTAAGAGACGACTTACCAAAAGAAGTTCTTCACTATTGGAAATATATACTAATGAGGAAATGCTTGACATACCGGCAATGTGCTGAAAGCGCAAAACAGAAATTTGGGATATTGGTGATTATATATATACAGCGTAAAGCTTTTTCACGACAACGTCGGTAGTGTTGTGATTGGTGAGTACGCATGTCTTGTTGACAGAAACTAGAAAACGAGCCTCCTCAGTACGATATCATTGCGGCTGAAAGGCAAGTGACCAACAAAATGTCAAAGGCCTGATCTTAATACTCGGTGTATATACTTCAATATCAGAGCTGAAAAGAACTGGCATGTTTGAACGTTAGAGTATGACATGCTTCTGGCGATTCCCCTTTCAAAACTTCTCTTTCGACTAAGTTTTCCCAAAAACGGCCAGTAATTTCCTTTAAAACCTCATGCATTTCCCAAAGACCTTCGGTGCACTGTTGAAACCAATAGCTTTCAAGATCTGACCCAACCAGCCTCCTTTTGTCAGCAGAACAAGGGTTGTAGTCAATTTTGACGCATGGAACCATCACAAAGTTAAGATTTACATGATGTAGATTTACTACGGTTCTAACGACGGTCATTGCAGAATGAATACAATTTAGAGTTTCCTCCCTTCCCCTTCTCTCCGGCCCATTATGGCCATCAAGTCAGTGCGGTTCAACACGCATGCGGAACTAAATGCTAACATTCGAAGCCAAATGCAATTTGGCAATTAAAATCAAGTCAAATCCCGACTACATATTGAGTTGATACATCGCCGTATTCATAATGTACAAAAGTGTTCACAAGTCACGAGATAAAGATAAGTGTACAAGTTACGATTCTGCCTTACATATAAGCCAGCTGTTCTTCAGGTACTACGTTGAATAAAGGTATATGCTTACTTTAATAAAGACGTGCTTCCCATTCAGTGGAAAAGATGATACAAACGTAAAAGGGAAAATACCATGGGTTTACTCTGAAGCCACAAGAATTATAGGTCCCATTCGTTCTATCATGTTTTGCAAAAGTAAACCGATATCTTCACCCAGAGTAGTTATAggatgtacaatgtacagacagtttcacTAACAATGATATTTTTCCATTCCGGTAGTACACAACATACTTTGAAATAAGGTCACAAAAGTTGTTTCAATACGTTTGAGACGAAAAGGCAGTACGCAGCATGCTACATTTTTTAAAGTACTTTATTATTTCTGTCACTCTCGCATGGAAATGTCTGGCTTTATTGTCACCAGcatcaaaaaatatataaagtaAATCTCAATACTGTAGTGCAATGAAAACAACGCAACACGGGCGTTGATTAttttaatgaaaactggtttagCGTACAGTCACCTCGCGTCGAAATTTAGAACTATAATTCCTGTTGACAGATCGCCGTAAAATGTAATTTGAAAAAACACAACGATTGTAGCACGAGTTATATAATAAGAAAATCGACAATAGTGAAAAAGTAACCTATATGCGTGTGACCTTTTGTGTAAATTATGATAAAGAGTATAATAACTGATCATAAATATAATATTTTCATTAATCAACCAGACAACAACAATATGGTGGCGACCCCTTTTGGAAAGTATTACAGCAGCTGTGGAAGTCTTGAGGCATATTTGATTCATCCTAAGTTGGCCAAATCAACCTCTATAAATGGCGAGTAGATTGTACAAGAAGTGTTTTATTTGCTCCTTGATTACCTGGTTGAGACTGATGTAGATTGGAGCGTCGAGTGTTGCTTTGATACCTCCGTCACCTCGAATTCAACATGACTAGGCTCAAATTTACAGCTGATacttgtttgaaaaaaatatttggacttgaaattttttttcatctgtagcatgacaattttgccgcaatcaatttctgaACAGAAaccatggcagcattcgtcttttcacggcaattAAGCCCTTTGGTCgagttagaggggtgaatttggtcattgggaccgccaaatccagtggtcgtggtctgggtacagGGCTGTTACCGGGGGcattgtaatggtaattaaAGAGGAAACCATTTGGTCGTCAAAGCGGGGTGGTCACCGAccggggttctactgtactactgCACTACCAGGTATTGAGAAAATACTGGCAAAACATGTATTGCTCAGCCGATTCATATAATTTTTTTGCCCAAAACAAAGTAGCCGTACCATGTGCCataaaaactttgaaaattcaGGTTTGGGAAAGTACACATTTCCGGGAAGTTGACCTGATCTCATCGGGAACATTGAGTTCTATATTTGGCAGCACAAAAATCACAGATTTCACAAAGAATGGTTCTACAAAGAATCTGATAAGTACAAAATCGTCAATACACAATGAATAACTCAGTGTTGCTGTAACTTAAAAGACAAGTGTTACAGACATCAATGAGACCAACGAGGCCATGTCATTTCTACAAGATGCGCTGTTGCATCCTTTTCAATAATTTGGTCTGATCATGATTAGGTACGCTGTGTTGAAAACATGCAATCTCAAAAAGTAACTTCGTTAAAAATACTACGTAGACTTGTTAGTTTAGATTAGACTTAGCGAAATCGGCCTATTGATTTCTCTAAGCCATTGTAACAGGATACAGTCACAACAGGAAAATTACGGAATGTGTCTCTGTTGTTGGTGTGCCTTATCGAAACTAATTTTGATccaaaattacatgtatatgatataaTATTTCCCTTTTTTAATATACTTGGATATAACACATTTTTTAATCTGCAAAAAACCTGATAGTAACTCAGTTGAAATATACTTATTTCCAGTTTTCCGCCTCCAACTGCTGAATAGCGAATGAGTTCAACAcgagaaatatttcaatgctgtGCACGACCATAAGGCGAAAAAAACGAACCTTGTaatcaaaaagggttaaaactAT contains the following coding sequences:
- the LOC135492478 gene encoding sperm axonemal maintenance protein CFAP97D1-like, whose translation is MHRAYQPITPANNKLLKKKWDMIRFEIHRDKVKQAKAVLDNDPPRTYVHLHLKLKKLQVEETRLSRVERDNRILLEKMSQIMRSDKSHLDNKNDYEDKSLNKTKRQRELLRITHENQAILKRILSKEPHYSHQRWEEDWKVNMIYRANIAKYPIKPHCNTKTRKKTESSEKKSGNELPQITNDKENGKSNAKDAERKTDSQS